From the genome of Labeo rohita strain BAU-BD-2019 unplaced genomic scaffold, IGBB_LRoh.1.0 scaffold_206, whole genome shotgun sequence, one region includes:
- the LOC127159290 gene encoding CD48 antigen-like isoform X1, translated as MSKTLFYAVMLFCLQPVDAVKSVSVMEGDSVTLNSSLTEINDDLILWRFGMKNTLIAEINLPADSITIYDDVLDGRFRDRLSLDDQNGSLTITNITTEHAGLYKLLTAVSKNFSLTVYARLPVPVINSNSSNCSSSSQQNCSLLCSVVNVGHVSLSWYKGNSLLSSISVSDLSISLSLPLEVEYQDKNTYSCVINNPISNQTQHLDISKLCHTCADSATQFPPSLIVLMFAVVGSLLIVAAVGIFCICRKHRKTDQKVQGCEEEITYADPTFYKRKAQKPNVKEEQDVVYAGVVTRR; from the exons ATGTCAAAGACATTGTTTTATGCTGTCATGTTGTTCTGCTTGCAACCTGTTG ATGCAGTGAAGTCAGtttcagtgatggagggagattcagtcactctaaaTTCTAgtcttactgaaataaatgatgatCTGATTCTATGGAGGTTTGGaatgaaaaacactttaatagCTGAAATCAATTTACCTGCTGACAGCATCACTATATatgatgatgttcttgatgggagattcagagacagactgagcCTGGATGACCAAaatggatctctgaccatcacaaacatcacaactgaACATGCTGGACTCTATAAACTACTGACTGCTGTGAGCAAGAATTTCAGTCTTACCGTCTATG CTCgtctgcctgttcctgtcatcaACAGTAACTCTTCAAACTGTTCATCATcatcacagcagaattgttcattgttgtgttcagtggtgaatgtgggtcatgtgagtctctcctggtacaaaggaaacagtttattgtccagcatcagtgtgtctgatctcagcatcagtctctctctacctctggaggtggaatatcaggataaaaacacctacagctgtgtgatcaacaatcccatcagcaaccagactcaACATCTGGACATCAGCAAACTCTGTCACACATGTGCAG ACAGTGCAACACAGTTTCCTCCTTCTCTGATAGTGTTGATGTTTGCTGTTGTTGGATCTCTGTTGATTGTAGCAGCAGTTGGGATCTTCTGCATCTGCAGGAAACACAGGAAAACAGATCAAAAAG TTCAGGGTTGTGAAGAGGAGATCACTTACGCTGATCCAACATTCTACAAAAGAAAAGCACAGAAACCA AACGTTAAAGAAGAGCAGGATGTAGTGTACGCAGGTGTCGTCACTAGAAGATGA
- the LOC127159290 gene encoding CD48 antigen-like isoform X2: MSKTLFYAVMLFCLQPVDAVKSVSVMEGDSVTLNSSLTEINDDLILWRFGMKNTLIAEINLPADSITIYDDVLDGRFRDRLSLDDQNGSLTITNITTEHAGLYKLLTAVSKNFSLTVYARLPVPVINSNSSNCSSSSQQNCSLLCSVVNVGHVSLSWYKGNSLLSSISVSDLSISLSLPLEVEYQDKNTYSCVINNPISNQTQHLDISKLCHTCAAAVGIFCICRKHRKTDQKVQGCEEEITYADPTFYKRKAQKPNVKEEQDVVYAGVVTRR; this comes from the exons ATGTCAAAGACATTGTTTTATGCTGTCATGTTGTTCTGCTTGCAACCTGTTG ATGCAGTGAAGTCAGtttcagtgatggagggagattcagtcactctaaaTTCTAgtcttactgaaataaatgatgatCTGATTCTATGGAGGTTTGGaatgaaaaacactttaatagCTGAAATCAATTTACCTGCTGACAGCATCACTATATatgatgatgttcttgatgggagattcagagacagactgagcCTGGATGACCAAaatggatctctgaccatcacaaacatcacaactgaACATGCTGGACTCTATAAACTACTGACTGCTGTGAGCAAGAATTTCAGTCTTACCGTCTATG CTCgtctgcctgttcctgtcatcaACAGTAACTCTTCAAACTGTTCATCATcatcacagcagaattgttcattgttgtgttcagtggtgaatgtgggtcatgtgagtctctcctggtacaaaggaaacagtttattgtccagcatcagtgtgtctgatctcagcatcagtctctctctacctctggaggtggaatatcaggataaaaacacctacagctgtgtgatcaacaatcccatcagcaaccagactcaACATCTGGACATCAGCAAACTCTGTCACACATGTGCAG CAGCAGTTGGGATCTTCTGCATCTGCAGGAAACACAGGAAAACAGATCAAAAAG TTCAGGGTTGTGAAGAGGAGATCACTTACGCTGATCCAACATTCTACAAAAGAAAAGCACAGAAACCA AACGTTAAAGAAGAGCAGGATGTAGTGTACGCAGGTGTCGTCACTAGAAGATGA